Part of the Planctomycetota bacterium genome, TGATTTTGGTCGTGGTCTGCCGGTCCTTCTCATGGTCGCCCTGTCGGCCACGGCATGGTCGACGGCGGTGATCCGGGCCGACGAGCCGCCGGGCGCCGCGGCCGTCGCCGATCCTCCCGCCGACAAGGCCGAGGCCAAGCCGGCAGAGGGAGCGAATCCCGCCGTTGCTCCCAAGCCGGAAGAGAAGCCTGCCGATCCCGCGCCCGCGCCGAAGGCCGATGCCGACAAGAAAGAGGCGTCCGCCCCCAAGCAAGACGCCAAAAAGGCCGACCCCAAGCCGGAGGCGCCGAAGAACCAAGTCCAGGTGATTCCGCTGTCGGGCAGCTATGCCGATCTCGTCGGTCCGACCGAGCTCGACCCCACCAGCCTGATCCTCGGCGGGGCGCCGGGGAAGCGGAAGAGCTTCTACAAGCTCTGCGACCTTCTCGACGAACTGGGCAAGAACGCCAAGGTGACGCACGTCGTCTTCGATCTCTCCGACGGCGCGCTCGACCTCAACCTCGCGCAGCTCGACGAGCTCCAGCGCCGGATCGGCCGGCTCAAGGCGACCGGCAAGAAGCTCGCCGCCTGGCTCGAAAATGCCGGCCCCACGCACCTCGCCGTCGCCGCGACGTGCGACCATGTCGCGATGGCCGATTTCGGCGGCGTCGACATGCCGTCGAAGTCCATGCAGTCCTACTTCTACCGCGACGCCATGGACCTCCTCGGCGTCAAGGCGTCGGTCGTCCGCGCCGGCAATTTCAAGGGCGCCGTCGAGCCGTATGTCAACGCGACGATGAGCACGCACCTCAAGCAGCACTATCTCGACATGCTCGGCACGATGAACGACGCCGAGGTGTCGATGATCGCCAAGGGACGCGGTCTGACGACCGACAAGGTGCGTGAGCTGCAAAAGCAGCGCGTGCTGCTCCCAGCCGAGGCGGTCGCCGCGGGCCTCGTCAACGAATTGGCGCCCTACGGCTCGATCAAGGCGACGATGAACCGCTGGATCGGCGGCGATGCCGGCTGGATCGAGTCGACGGCCAAGCCGAAGAAGGAGATGTCGGTCTTCGAACTGATGGGGAAGGTGATGTCGGGGGGCGGCGGGGAGAAGTCGGGGCGCGT contains:
- the sppA gene encoding signal peptide peptidase SppA is translated as MDGRLREHGTMRACDFGRGLPVLLMVALSATAWSTAVIRADEPPGAAAVADPPADKAEAKPAEGANPAVAPKPEEKPADPAPAPKADADKKEASAPKQDAKKADPKPEAPKNQVQVIPLSGSYADLVGPTELDPTSLILGGAPGKRKSFYKLCDLLDELGKNAKVTHVVFDLSDGALDLNLAQLDELQRRIGRLKATGKKLAAWLENAGPTHLAVAATCDHVAMADFGGVDMPSKSMQSYFYRDAMDLLGVKASVVRAGNFKGAVEPYVNATMSTHLKQHYLDMLGTMNDAEVSMIAKGRGLTTDKVRELQKQRVLLPAEAVAAGLVNELAPYGSIKATMNRWIGGDAGWIESTAKPKKEMSVFELMGKVMSGGGGEKSGRVADNSIAVMHLSGAITDGKQPSGGSIVSGPTVKEIQDIIKDDKIKAAVVRINSPGGSATASEAIRQALVELKAKKPTVVSMGDVAASGGYWVSCIGVPVYAERGTLTGSIGVFSMKLSFGSLLKRVGLHVENIALDEAAMAFAPDRGWNEDDQAKLQKTIDDVYGKFLKLVSESRGIPVEKLHDLAGGRVWSGTQAKQAGLVDEIGGLDDCLAVVAKKAGLEKFSVVHRPVVSAGLDLSALFGDGDSSEIRALGASAETLTLLRRHGVTTALVEMFLRDSLDAPTGRPTVWALGPAEISVK